Proteins encoded together in one Impatiens glandulifera chromosome 1, dImpGla2.1, whole genome shotgun sequence window:
- the LOC124925454 gene encoding 60S ribosomal protein L23 — MSKRGRGGSAGNKFRMSLGLPVAATVNCADNTGAKNLYIISVKGIKGRLNRLPSACVGDMVMATVKKGKPDLRKKVMPAVIVRQRKPWRRKDGVFMYFEDNAGVIVNPKGEMKGSAITGPIGKECADLWPRIASAANAIV; from the exons ATGTCGAAGCGAG GTCGAGGAGGTTCTGCCGGAAACAAATTCCGGATGTCACTTGGTCTTCCGGTTGCAGCGACCGTGAACTGCGCCGACAATACTGGAGCGAAAAATCTTTACATCATTTCAGTTAAGGGTATCAAGGGAAGGCTCAATCGTCTTCCATCAGCTTGTGTAGGAGATATGGTTATGGCCACTGTCAAGAAAGGCAAGCCGGATCTCAGGAAGAAGGTCATGCCTGCTGTCATAGTCCGCCAGCGTAAACCTTGGCGCCGAAAGGATGGAGTGTTTATGTACTTTGAAG ATAATGCTGGTGTCATTGTGAATCCCAAAGGAGAAATGAAAG GGTCTGCAATTACAGGACCGATTGGAAAGGAATGTGCTGATCTGTGGCCTAGGATTGCTAGTGCTGCTAATGCTATTGTGTAG